The sequence CGCCACGAAACCGGCCTGCCGCACTCCGTCGCCGTCCTCGACGTGACACTCGGCGTCCTCGCCTGCGCGGCCGTCTGGCTGCGCCGCCGATGGCCGGTCGGGTTCGCCGTCGCGATGGTCGTGGCCGGCTTTCTGTCCGACACCGCGGGCGGCGCGTCGATGGTCGCCCTGTTCACGCTGGCCGTGCACCGGCCCTTCCGGTACGTGGCCTGGATCGGCGGCGCCGACCTCGCGCTGATCCCGCTCTTCTACTGGCTGCGGCCGGACCCCGGGCTGCCCTATCTCGCCGACGTCACGTTCACGGTCCTGCTCACCGTCTCGGTCATCGGCTGGGGCATGTTCGTCCGCTCCAAGCGGCAGCTCATGCTCAGCCTGCGCGACCGGGCCCGGCGCGCGGAGACCGAGGCGCTCCTGCGCGCCGAGCGGGCCCAGCGGCTCGCCCGCGAGGCCATCGCCCGCGAGATGCACGATGTGCTCGCGCACCGCCTCACCCTGCTCAGTGTGCACGCCGGTGCGCTGGAGTTCCGGCCGGACGCGCCCCGGGAGGAGATCGCGCGGGCGGCCGGAGTGATCCGGGAGAGCGCCCACGAGGCACTGCAGGACCTGCGGGAGATCATCGGCGTGCTGCGCGCCGGGGAGGCCGACGACGCGGCCGGGGGCCGCCCCCAGCCGACGCTTGCCGCGCTGGACGCCCTCGTCACCGAGAGCCGTGAGGCCGGCATGAAGGTCAACCTCGACCAGCGCGTCGCCGACCCGGCGGCCGTCCCCGCCTCCGTCGGCCGCACCGCCTACCGCATCGCCCAGGAGACCTTGACCAACGCCCGCAAACACGCCCCCGGCGCCGAGGTCACCGTCCAGGTCTGCGGAGCACCCGGAGCGGGCCTCACGATCACGGTCCGCAACCCCGCCCCCGCATCCGACGTCCCACCGGTCCCCGGCTCCGG is a genomic window of Streptomyces griseochromogenes containing:
- a CDS encoding histidine kinase produces the protein MSIVSKDEPALVPQEFAVRRRWLFPSALIHELDADARGSDRRPRRTARDWAVDVVCFLLAALFGAMAAQSLRHETGLPHSVAVLDVTLGVLACAAVWLRRRWPVGFAVAMVVAGFLSDTAGGASMVALFTLAVHRPFRYVAWIGGADLALIPLFYWLRPDPGLPYLADVTFTVLLTVSVIGWGMFVRSKRQLMLSLRDRARRAETEALLRAERAQRLAREAIAREMHDVLAHRLTLLSVHAGALEFRPDAPREEIARAAGVIRESAHEALQDLREIIGVLRAGEADDAAGGRPQPTLAALDALVTESREAGMKVNLDQRVADPAAVPASVGRTAYRIAQETLTNARKHAPGAEVTVQVCGAPGAGLTITVRNPAPASDVPPVPGSGQGLIGLTERATLAGGRLEHGPTADGGFEVRGWLPWGGG